One stretch of Lysobacter sp. TY2-98 DNA includes these proteins:
- a CDS encoding homoserine dehydrogenase, which translates to MSAVLTERRIAPFPPHIAARGACARTATTTIALGLIGPGKVGRALLAQWADVAPRLRAQGVDVVLRGVMDRRRMWLGAARGSLDAVMEGFEAASAPDVYRFGPHLVDEGRVQAVVIDCSGSDDVVDHYARWLSQGLHVVTPSKRAGSGPIERWHAIRNATRNGARFRHEASVGAGLPVIQTLRSQLDTGDDLLGVDGVLSGTLAWLFHRFDGSRPFSHLVREAHDLGYTEPDPRDDLSGLDVARKLVILAREAGHSIALDDVEVESLVPAHLRDVPRDAFLAKIDALDAPMQARFDTARACGRALRYVASFDGHKAHVGLAMPGPDDATAHGRLTDNLIRFRTRRYADNPLVVQGPGAGPEVTAAGVFGDVLAIAQYLGARL; encoded by the coding sequence ATGTCCGCCGTCCTGACCGAACGCCGAATCGCCCCGTTTCCGCCGCACATCGCCGCGCGCGGTGCCTGCGCGCGCACCGCGACCACGACGATCGCGCTCGGCCTGATCGGTCCCGGCAAGGTCGGCCGCGCGCTGCTCGCGCAGTGGGCGGACGTCGCGCCGCGCCTGCGGGCGCAGGGCGTCGACGTCGTGCTTCGCGGCGTGATGGATCGTCGCCGCATGTGGCTGGGTGCCGCACGCGGGTCGCTCGATGCGGTGATGGAGGGTTTCGAGGCCGCCTCCGCACCCGATGTCTACCGCTTCGGCCCGCACCTCGTCGACGAAGGGCGCGTGCAGGCGGTGGTCATCGACTGCTCGGGCAGCGACGACGTCGTCGACCACTACGCGCGCTGGCTCAGCCAGGGACTGCATGTGGTGACGCCGAGCAAACGCGCCGGCAGCGGCCCGATCGAGCGCTGGCATGCGATCCGCAACGCGACGCGCAACGGCGCGCGCTTCCGCCACGAAGCCAGCGTCGGTGCCGGCTTGCCCGTCATTCAGACGCTGCGCAGCCAGCTCGACACCGGCGACGACCTGCTCGGCGTCGACGGCGTGCTCTCGGGCACACTCGCGTGGCTGTTCCATCGCTTCGACGGCAGCCGGCCGTTTTCGCACCTCGTTCGCGAAGCGCACGACCTCGGCTACACCGAACCGGATCCGCGCGACGACCTGTCGGGTCTCGACGTCGCCCGCAAGCTGGTGATCCTCGCGCGCGAAGCCGGGCATTCGATCGCGCTGGACGATGTCGAGGTCGAAAGCCTAGTGCCGGCGCACCTGCGCGACGTCCCGCGCGACGCGTTCCTCGCCAAGATCGACGCGCTCGACGCGCCGATGCAGGCGCGCTTCGACACCGCCCGGGCCTGCGGCCGCGCGCTCCGCTACGTCGCGAGCTTCGATGGCCACAAGGCGCACGTCGGCCTCGCGATGCCCGGCCCCGACGACGCCACCGCGCACGGACGCCTCACCGACAACCTGATCCGGTTCCGCACCCGCCGCTACGCGGATAATCCGCTGGTGGTGCAAGGGCCCGGCGCGGGCCCCGAGGTCACGGCGGCCGGCGTGTTCGGCGACGTCCTCGCGATCGCCCAGTATCTCGGAGCCCGCCTGTGA